A part of Capsicum annuum cultivar UCD-10X-F1 chromosome 6, UCD10Xv1.1, whole genome shotgun sequence genomic DNA contains:
- the LOC107875003 gene encoding uncharacterized protein LOC107875003: MSSGISLEDLHLFHKIDRDVFTRLVVYLSRNPAESLLVLAMWLWFEGHFPSIIDKMVKLPNDLVNKLAKEGATCLKWLESKVPPVPNEAGDMPLTSIIMKRTVSFNFFYQQRFTMISGIKTLLNKVCVIIFADILHRIIPGQSRIHLNSPIPIPGFPHPTFGAITVVPRSLDSIIPSRGLWGWSLKNDAPVDDRTMFLTFSRGFPVTEAEVKELFNSYYGIDCVEQVHMVPSGSLSDHPLYAKMVVRDVSTIDQILCNGSIAKFKTNGKHVWARKYERREHLDKF; this comes from the coding sequence ATGTCATCAGGGATTTCACTTGAAGACCTTCATTTGTTCCACAAAATTGATAGAGATGTCTTCACTCGATTGGTCGTGTACTTATCTCGCAATCCAGCTGAGTCACTTTTGGTTCTGGCTATGTGGCTATGGTTTGAAGGACATTTTCCAAGCATAATAGACAAAATGGTGAAGTTACCAAATGATCTTGTCAATAAGTTGGCTAAGGAAGGTGCTACTTGTTTAAAATGGCTTGAATCGAAGGTTCCTCCTGTTCCTAATGAGGCAGGGGACATGCCTCTTACTTCTATAATAATGAAAAGAACAGTTTCATTCAACTTTTTTTACCAACAGCGGTTTACAATGATAAGTGGAATCAAGACTCTCTTGAACAAGGTTTGTGTAATTATATTTGCTGACATTTTACATCGAATCATTCCAGGACAATCAAGAATCCATCTGAATTCTCCTATCCCTATTCCTGGATTTCCTCATCCAACATTCGGAGCTATAACAGTTGTTCCAAGATCTTTAGATTCAATAATTCCTAGCAGAGGATTATGGGGCTGGTCACTAAAAAATGATGCACCAGTGGATGATAGAACTATGTTTTTAACATTTTCAAGGGGATTTCCTGTTACTGAAGCAGAAGTGAAGGAACTATTCAATTCTTACTATGGGATTGATTGTGTTGAGCAAGTTCATATGGTGCCATCAGGTTCTTTATCAGATCATCCTCTGTATGCTAAAATGGTAGTGCGTGATGTTTCTACCATTGATCAGATCTTATGCAACGGTTCCATTGCTAAGTTTAAGACTAACGGCAAACATGTTTGGGCACGGAAGTATGAACGTAGAGAGCACCTTGATAAATTTTAG